The Urbifossiella limnaea nucleotide sequence ACGACGGGGCGTTCCGCCGGTTCCTGGAGGGGCACCGGCAGGCGTACCTGCTGGCGGTCCCGGCCAACCAGCCGCTGTTCGACGGGGAGCAGCGCTCGACCGTGAAGGCCGTCGCCGAGGGGTTCCCGGTTGCCGCGTGGGAGCGGGCCAGTGCGGGGGACGGGTCGAAGGGGCCGCGGGAGTACGACTGGGCGGTCCGGGCGTTCGGCCCGGTGGACGAGCGGGGGTGGCAGTTGTGGCTGGTGGTCCGGCGGCACCGGGACCGGCCGGACGAGCGGGCCTACTACTTCGCCCGCGGGCCGGCGGCGACGGCCCCGGCCGAGCTCGTCCGCGTGGCGGGGAGCCGGTGGCGGGTGGAGGAGTGCCTGGAACTGGCGAAGGGCGACTGCGGCCTCGACGAGTACGAGGTGCGGTCGTGGGTCGGGTGGCACCGACACGTCACCCTGAGCCTGCTCGCCCTGGCGGTGGTGGCGGCGATCCGGGTGGCGGCCGGGCCGTCGGGTCGGCCGAAAAAGGGGGCGCGGGGCTGGTCCGGGTGAGCGTCCCGGAGGTGCGGAGGCTGCTGCTCCGACTCGTGTGGGCGGTGGTGCCGGACGCCGAGAAGGTGTTGGCCTGGTCAGCGTGGCGGCGGGCGCACCAGCACCGCGCCCGCTGCTACCACTACCGGAAGCGGGGGGCCAAGCCGCCCGACTGACCAACTACGGCTGTAGGACTAGAGCAGTTCCAGTTTCAGTCTGGCGGGTATCCGGCGTGAGCGAAGTAGTTCCGGGCGTCGGTCGGGGTGATCCAGTCGAGGCTCTGCCCGAACGCATCCTCCACCTCGGGTACCGTCCGCAGTTCCCGCCGCCGGAGTTCGTTCTTGACCTTCGAGAACACCTGCTCGATCGGGTTCCGGTCCGGGCTGTACGCCGGCAGGTACACCAGTCCGGCGTCCCGCCCGCGGATCGCCTCGGCCACCCCGGCCACCTTGTGCGTCGCCAGGTTGTCCATCACCACCACGTCCCCGGGCCGCAACCGCGGGGCCAACTCCTGCCGGACGTACGCGCGGAACAGGTCGCCGTTGAGCGCCCCGTCGATGACCAGCGGGGCGAACAGCCCGTCGAGCCGGAACGCCGCCAGGAAGGTGGTCGTCTTCCAGTGCCCGAACGGGACCACCCCGGGCACCCGCTCGGCCGTCGGCCCCCACCCGTAGAGGCGGGTCATCTTGGTCGTCCCGAACGTCTCGTCGAGGAAGACGAGCCGGCGGGGGTCGAGGCCGGCGGCGGCGACCGCCCACTCGGCCCGGGCGGTGACGACATCGGGCCGGTCCCGCTCGGCCGCCCGGACCGACTTTTTTTGAGCGACAGGCCGAGCGCCCGGAGGGCGTTCCAGAGGTTGGCGATCGAGGTCGTCAGCCCGAGGTCGCGGCGGAGGTCGGCCAGGGTGGTGCCCGGCTTCTCCCGGACCCGGGCGCGGATCCGGTCGCCCTCCCGGTCGGCGAGTGACCGCCGGTGGTTGGCCTTGGACTTCGGGGCGAGGGGCTCCCCCGCCCGGTGCAGGGCCTTGATCGACCGGACCCAGGACGGGCTGACCCCGAGCGCCTCGACCACCTCGGCCGTGGAGGCGCCCTCCTCGGTGAGTTGGACGACGCGGAGTCGGTACTCGACGGGCAGGGTCTTCATCGGCGACGCCCTCCTGGGTCGCCGCCGAGGGTACGCGACCCAAGAGCTCAGCGCCAGACTGAAACTGGAACTGCTCTAGTGCTACGCCGCCACCCAGGGCGTCGATCACGACATCCCCAAAGCCCTCGACTGTTGGAAGCAGGCCGCCGCGATGGGCCACGGCCGGTCGGCCGCGGTCGCCGTTATGGTGTACCTCGCCGGTGACGGCGTTCGCGCCGACCCGAAGGCGGCGCAGGTACTGGCCGAACGCGCGGCCGAGTTGGACGACCCGTCCGGCCTCATCTTGATGGGCGAGATGCATTTTCGAGCCGGCGAACTCGACTGTAAACGCCGACCGAGAAGTGCAGCGCCTGTCGGCGGCCGGGCCGCCGATCGAGAAGTGTAGCGCTCCTGTTCAGCCTCCGCCCTACGGTGGGGATCACGCCCGTGGTTCACCCCCGAACGGCTGGAGGCAGGAGTGCTCAAGAACATGGAGATCTGGGTCGAGATTCGCCGCCGGGTACTGACCGGCGAGATCAGCAAGCGGCAGGCGTGCGTCGAGTACGAGATCCACTGGCAGACGCTCAAGAAGATCCTGGCCCACGAGGAGCCGCCGGGGTTTCAAGGCAAGGCCGCGCGGGCGAAGCCCGAGCTCGGGCCGTTCCTGCCGATCATCCACCAGATCCTAGTGCCGGATCAGGTCGCTGGCTTTGCCAACAGCGGATGGGGCTTGCACCCGTAGTAGTCGCACGCCCGCTGCCGAACCTCGTCCGCCGTCAACCTCCGATCCGGCTCGACGATGGCCCGCTTGCCGTGGACCCACTTCGGCTCGATCGGGTTGAGCCACGGGCCCTTGACCGGCAGCCGGCAGACCCGGATCCGACACCC carries:
- a CDS encoding IS630 family transposase translates to MGPVDQGPAPGGGAPRPEVQGQPPAVTRRPGGRPDPRPGPGEAGHHPGRPPPRPRADDLDRQPLERPPGARPVAQKKSVRAAERDRPDVVTARAEWAVAAAGLDPRRLVFLDETFGTTKMTRLYGWGPTAERVPGVVPFGHWKTTTFLAAFRLDGLFAPLVIDGALNGDLFRAYVRQELAPRLRPGDVVVMDNLATHKVAGVAEAIRGRDAGLVYLPAYSPDRNPIEQVFSKVKNELRRRELRTVPEVEDAFGQSLDWITPTDARNYFAHAGYPPD
- a CDS encoding transposase encodes the protein MFVLVWDNAAWHVSKRVRGWVERHNRRVRRSKTGCRIRVCRLPVKGPWLNPIEPKWVHGKRAIVEPDRRLTADEVRQRACDYYGCKPHPLLAKPAT